From Candidatus Amoebophilus asiaticus 5a2, the proteins below share one genomic window:
- a CDS encoding type II toxin-antitoxin system YoeB family toxin: MEKIKNHFKQTVAGIVLVSFLLASCTVDHPEINTITPTDNKIFEVKGGTRSTNHQLQLSNKEILWYGNSVAVEQELKAHLQSIAETSLQADIAKYDNSSGTLQQESLSIEYHKLGQLVNRPLGWSSYEGHQLRKLYYLPNGNLYAKVYDRGNASLVQRLPVYVMRGIDLFMLAASKEREQQVHITLNRVIDKKLATYGRVWIGQAGMLGGGKGKKKNNKKLAPSPMQQLEDVTGATLGAQKENKRQELEKGEQGTYEQHRPLSMLPQPKELYHLIPANPYSKINSLEKVKEDFKKGFTLKLQPNFYDNAHNVAEAIQLFVDAAKCGNSLAMYNLGEICEQQGNIELAKRWYVLSFQNTWVEGTAKAYASASHTKITNLIKQGHVELKKVFLHHVDNVTTLVEKIIRIKVISSFYKSRLAEPYLSKEENGLKVKRLRKLTEELELALDSLPQEKIYFNMVRRLSALGARYVQEQNYKAAQACFLKCQKLPDALYNLGLFCQNGYTSADGKPDYQAAKQFYKRSGTAESFSNLGAFYMDGLLNGNPDLQKAIKYSEMSGTPQALCNMGVIFSRRYVEVLRQAPDYKRAKVCFERSGTGHAHAHLGDFYCYGYITKPNYKLAKYHYDMAVEKGYSDAIGGMGDLYALGYCSLNGKPNYQLFANSMLEAISTPTASIPIKKHCSYNLGVAYMNGWIGIKKKKPDYRQAKYYWEQSELPQAFYHIATLYEKAHIKAGEGNTKYQKALEYYKRSSLPKAKLEIIRLYDSNLVITQSEEERLAALQSAIQEVHDLLPTLSDKDACYIRGVLAYYCKDWQDAYTYLNQAILLGTEEEEVKELAETVTSYLEKESALLSIQKEEQIFEKDRKDVTIENIQPLESHVAATDVLQLGDTETSTYIIEKASTNTTFTEVETVLEQQNEGCYVELIMPGLSVQEQAQQNIQLCQRVTKRERKEQKRVRRVTRIKLDFLRMNDQQSEIIQENSLPIVFRFLDHKQEKEFLAFKEKEEHKKSVEKVLEDIKSHSWEAVGLGRPEVLKHAYKGYRGCISRHLNHKDRLVYKVIGKGEILILSWQGHYEDK; encoded by the coding sequence ATGGAAAAGATAAAGAATCATTTTAAGCAAACGGTTGCTGGTATTGTATTAGTTAGTTTCTTACTAGCAAGTTGTACAGTAGACCACCCAGAAATCAATACAATAACGCCAACAGACAATAAGATATTTGAGGTGAAAGGAGGAACACGATCAACAAATCATCAGCTACAACTAAGTAACAAAGAAATTTTATGGTATGGTAATTCGGTAGCTGTAGAACAGGAACTAAAGGCCCATTTACAAAGCATAGCTGAAACTTCCTTACAAGCAGATATAGCCAAATATGATAACTCTAGTGGTACGTTGCAACAAGAATCGTTATCTATAGAATATCATAAATTAGGGCAGTTAGTAAACAGGCCATTAGGTTGGTCATCATATGAAGGACATCAGTTACGCAAATTATACTATTTGCCTAATGGTAATTTGTATGCTAAGGTTTATGATAGGGGAAATGCTAGCCTTGTGCAAAGGTTGCCTGTTTATGTAATGCGAGGAATTGACTTATTTATGCTAGCTGCATCAAAGGAAAGAGAACAACAGGTACACATAACACTTAACCGTGTAATAGATAAAAAATTGGCAACATACGGACGTGTATGGATAGGGCAAGCAGGGATGTTAGGAGGTGGCAAAGGAAAAAAGAAGAATAATAAAAAGTTAGCACCTTCACCTATGCAACAGTTAGAAGATGTAACAGGGGCTACCCTGGGAGCACAAAAAGAAAATAAAAGGCAAGAACTTGAAAAAGGTGAGCAAGGTACGTATGAACAACATAGGCCATTATCCATGTTGCCTCAGCCAAAGGAGCTATACCATTTAATTCCTGCAAACCCTTATTCTAAAATAAATAGCTTGGAAAAAGTAAAAGAAGATTTTAAAAAAGGATTCACGTTAAAGCTGCAGCCAAATTTTTATGACAATGCACATAACGTAGCAGAAGCTATACAACTTTTTGTGGATGCTGCTAAGTGTGGAAATAGCCTGGCCATGTATAATTTGGGAGAAATTTGCGAGCAACAGGGAAATATAGAATTAGCGAAACGGTGGTATGTTTTATCCTTTCAAAATACCTGGGTTGAGGGTACTGCAAAAGCTTATGCTTCTGCGTCACATACAAAAATAACAAATCTTATCAAGCAAGGGCATGTAGAGCTGAAAAAAGTCTTTTTACATCATGTTGATAATGTTACTACTTTAGTTGAAAAAATCATCCGGATCAAGGTAATTAGTTCATTTTATAAAAGTCGCCTGGCTGAACCTTACCTTAGCAAAGAAGAAAATGGGCTAAAAGTAAAGCGCTTAAGAAAATTGACAGAAGAGTTAGAACTAGCTTTAGATAGTTTACCTCAAGAGAAAATATATTTTAATATGGTCCGTCGGCTTTCAGCCCTAGGAGCCCGATATGTACAAGAGCAAAACTATAAGGCTGCTCAAGCCTGTTTTCTTAAATGCCAAAAGTTGCCAGACGCACTTTATAATTTAGGTTTGTTTTGTCAAAATGGATATACTAGCGCTGATGGTAAACCTGACTATCAAGCAGCCAAACAGTTTTATAAGCGATCTGGAACTGCAGAATCTTTTAGTAACCTAGGGGCTTTTTATATGGATGGTTTGCTGAATGGAAACCCTGACCTTCAAAAAGCTATAAAATATTCTGAAATGTCTGGCACACCGCAAGCTCTATGCAATATGGGAGTTATTTTCTCAAGACGGTATGTAGAAGTTCTTAGACAAGCTCCTGATTATAAACGGGCTAAAGTGTGCTTTGAACGTTCTGGCACGGGACATGCTCATGCGCACTTGGGCGATTTTTATTGCTATGGTTATATTACTAAACCTAATTATAAATTAGCAAAATATCATTATGACATGGCTGTAGAAAAAGGATATTCAGATGCTATAGGAGGCATGGGAGATCTTTATGCACTAGGATATTGTAGTTTAAATGGCAAGCCTAACTACCAGTTATTTGCAAATTCCATGTTAGAAGCTATTAGTACGCCGACAGCCTCTATACCTATTAAAAAACACTGCTCATATAACCTTGGAGTAGCTTATATGAACGGGTGGATAGGCATCAAAAAAAAGAAGCCAGATTATAGGCAAGCTAAGTACTATTGGGAGCAATCCGAACTACCTCAAGCATTTTACCATATTGCCACATTATATGAGAAAGCACATATCAAAGCTGGCGAAGGAAATACTAAATATCAAAAAGCATTGGAGTACTATAAGCGGTCAAGTCTTCCTAAAGCGAAGTTAGAGATTATCCGTTTGTATGATTCAAACTTAGTTATTACACAGTCTGAAGAAGAAAGGTTAGCAGCCCTCCAAAGTGCAATACAAGAAGTTCATGATTTGTTACCTACCTTGTCTGATAAGGATGCTTGTTATATAAGGGGTGTTTTAGCTTATTATTGTAAAGATTGGCAAGATGCATATACCTACTTAAACCAAGCTATTCTTTTAGGAACAGAAGAGGAAGAGGTAAAAGAGTTGGCCGAAACAGTAACAAGCTACTTAGAAAAAGAATCAGCATTATTAAGCATACAAAAAGAAGAGCAAATTTTTGAAAAAGATAGAAAAGATGTTACTATAGAAAATATACAGCCCTTAGAGAGCCACGTAGCAGCAACTGATGTCTTGCAGTTAGGAGATACAGAAACTAGTACATATATTATAGAAAAGGCAAGCACTAATACCACTTTTACTGAGGTTGAAACAGTACTTGAACAACAAAATGAAGGTTGTTACGTTGAATTAATAATGCCTGGTTTAAGTGTTCAAGAACAGGCACAGCAAAATATTCAACTATGCCAAAGAGTTACAAAAAGGGAAAGGAAAGAGCAAAAGCGAGTGCGTAGGGTAACTCGTATAAAGTTAGATTTTTTACGAATGAATGATCAACAATCAGAGATTATACAAGAAAACTCATTGCCTATTGTATTTAGATTTTTAGATCATAAGCAAGAGAAAGAATTTTTAGCATTCAAAGAAAAAGAAGAACATAAAAAGAGTGTTGAAAAGGTTTTAGAAGATATAAAAAGCCATAGTTGGGAGGCTGTAGGGCTTGGCAGACCAGAAGTTTTAAAACATGCTTACAAAGGTTATAGGGGCTGTATCTCTCGTCACCTAAACCATAAAGATAGGCTTGTTTATAAGGTAATAGGAAAAGGAGAAATTTTAATACTTTCTTGGCAAGGCCACTATGAAGATAAATAA
- a CDS encoding MutS-related protein, with product MQHFDISIVKGVNFLGKKYLILLLSVLLSYWNITLANKSNTNKESKLATAVADHYIRSFASQAEEQKETIEAEIKKDAQAPAHQARPARLDIATIRKAIFNNILTRSDKLSAVQQQMEPILNEYAWADLKLFYGTTTDPSYNLISRINKTTTVLGEAALATMLVTPTSDIQLLQERQYILKTFLNDFSQVIKLKDQLQIYQDAEQSMISFWTTADPLYTKEYIKYMEDKFYAKGEDASNKSAAWLEFKKRFFRDFFGIQFRFIYPIVKPLIGEIFFKEKLLEHPKLRKLVWKGAIPYYGGWYKFHFVDKRNKKFGMKTEGWDYVDPILGEVLYTWSAYAGVSNYLEYSSVLRNLAQRMADVQAFVITANQVSRTIAASPTLEAVYGQHLTAIRQLLAQSKENTELGRLIKYLQELPLSNWSYFFNNAGKLLAGHKLFIEHKESFSDAMYEVGLLDAHLSFATLMQEASEYNNKHKYVFAQFLDREQKTKPYVKIDEMWNPFLDSKQAVGNSIEMDAEAGGIRNIILTGPNAGGKSTFLTGITNTLLLAHVMGIGPAKDIVITPFNRINTYIDIADDIAAGKSLFMAEVDRAQKHIKLLKKLKPNEFSFTIFDEPFSGTNPVEGAAAEYSILEAIAEYTNSLNMVATHYPTVMLLEERAHDKGFANYKVYITRQGTNRKLNYTYKIVPGRSTQAIAIDILEEQGYDLKMLERAREIIEHPERYQASF from the coding sequence ATGCAACACTTCGACATATCTATAGTAAAAGGTGTAAATTTTCTTGGTAAGAAATATTTAATACTTCTATTAAGTGTTCTATTAAGCTATTGGAATATAACACTTGCTAATAAATCCAATACGAACAAAGAATCTAAGCTAGCAACTGCTGTTGCAGATCATTATATAAGATCTTTTGCTAGTCAAGCTGAAGAACAAAAAGAAACTATTGAAGCTGAAATAAAAAAAGATGCGCAGGCGCCTGCGCATCAGGCTCGTCCTGCCAGGTTGGATATAGCTACCATAAGAAAAGCAATTTTTAATAATATCTTAACAAGAAGTGATAAGTTATCTGCAGTACAGCAGCAAATGGAGCCTATTTTAAATGAGTATGCTTGGGCTGATCTTAAGCTTTTTTACGGCACTACTACGGACCCTAGCTATAATTTAATATCACGTATTAACAAAACTACTACTGTATTGGGCGAGGCTGCTTTAGCTACAATGCTGGTGACTCCTACTAGTGATATTCAATTGCTGCAAGAACGCCAATATATATTGAAAACTTTTTTAAATGATTTTTCCCAAGTAATAAAACTAAAGGATCAGCTACAGATTTACCAAGATGCTGAGCAAAGTATGATATCCTTTTGGACCACTGCAGATCCTCTATATACTAAAGAGTATATCAAATATATGGAAGATAAATTTTATGCCAAAGGTGAGGATGCATCCAATAAATCGGCTGCTTGGCTGGAATTTAAGAAACGCTTCTTTCGAGACTTTTTTGGTATTCAATTTCGGTTTATATATCCTATAGTAAAGCCGCTTATCGGTGAAATATTCTTTAAAGAAAAACTACTAGAACACCCTAAACTTAGAAAACTAGTATGGAAAGGTGCTATTCCTTATTATGGTGGCTGGTATAAGTTTCATTTTGTAGACAAGAGAAACAAGAAATTTGGCATGAAAACAGAAGGGTGGGATTATGTGGATCCTATATTGGGTGAAGTACTTTACACTTGGTCTGCCTATGCAGGCGTAAGTAATTATTTAGAATACTCCTCTGTGCTCCGTAACCTAGCTCAGCGTATGGCAGACGTACAGGCGTTTGTTATAACAGCGAACCAAGTGAGTAGAACCATAGCCGCTTCTCCAACACTAGAGGCGGTTTATGGACAACATCTAACAGCTATAAGGCAGTTGTTAGCTCAATCTAAAGAAAATACAGAACTTGGTAGACTTATCAAGTACCTACAAGAACTGCCTTTAAGTAACTGGTCTTACTTCTTTAACAATGCAGGTAAATTATTAGCAGGCCACAAGTTATTTATAGAGCATAAAGAATCCTTTTCTGATGCCATGTATGAAGTAGGTCTATTAGATGCACACCTATCTTTTGCTACACTTATGCAAGAAGCAAGTGAATACAATAATAAGCATAAGTATGTATTTGCTCAGTTCTTAGACCGTGAACAAAAAACAAAGCCTTATGTAAAAATTGATGAGATGTGGAATCCTTTTTTAGATTCCAAACAGGCAGTGGGCAATAGTATAGAAATGGATGCAGAAGCAGGAGGTATACGCAATATTATCCTTACAGGGCCTAATGCTGGTGGCAAATCTACCTTCTTAACAGGTATAACCAATACGCTATTACTGGCACATGTAATGGGTATAGGGCCTGCCAAAGATATTGTCATTACGCCTTTTAACAGGATTAATACATATATTGATATTGCTGATGATATAGCAGCTGGTAAATCCCTTTTCATGGCTGAAGTAGACCGTGCCCAAAAACATATCAAGCTACTTAAAAAACTGAAACCTAATGAGTTTAGTTTTACCATTTTTGATGAGCCGTTTAGTGGTACAAACCCGGTAGAAGGTGCAGCAGCTGAGTATAGTATTTTAGAGGCAATAGCTGAATATACCAACAGTTTAAATATGGTAGCTACACACTATCCTACTGTAATGCTATTGGAAGAAAGAGCTCATGATAAAGGTTTTGCTAACTATAAAGTATATATTACTCGCCAAGGTACAAACCGTAAGCTTAACTATACCTATAAAATTGTTCCTGGTAGGTCTACACAAGCCATTGCAATTGATATTTTAGAGGAGCAAGGATATGATTTAAAAATGTTAGAAAGGGCTAGAGAAATTATCGAACATCCAGAGCGATATCAAGCTAGCTTTTAG
- the rsmG gene encoding 16S rRNA (guanine(527)-N(7))-methyltransferase RsmG, which yields MSIPTIFCPSVEIIFEHFDNLTSQQKDQFRQLGTIYQEWNACLNLISRKDLPNLYLRHVLHALSIAKLVQFKPATKILDVGTGGGFPGVPLAILFPQVHFHLVDSINKKVHAVQAIVQALALDNVTIQTARAENLTNQYEFILGRAVTNLETFCGWVKGKIAATSTNNITNGILYLKGNEVVQIHQPYHNYPISQFFNDPFFETKQLLHIPFHVLQ from the coding sequence GTGTCTATACCAACAATATTCTGTCCTAGCGTAGAAATAATATTTGAGCATTTTGATAACCTAACTAGCCAACAAAAGGATCAGTTTAGGCAGCTAGGAACCATTTACCAAGAATGGAATGCATGCCTTAATCTTATATCTCGCAAAGATTTGCCCAATTTATATCTGCGGCACGTATTGCATGCTTTAAGCATAGCTAAGCTGGTACAGTTCAAGCCTGCTACCAAAATATTAGATGTAGGCACTGGCGGTGGGTTTCCGGGTGTTCCGTTAGCTATTTTATTTCCGCAAGTACACTTTCATTTAGTTGATTCCATAAATAAAAAGGTACATGCTGTACAAGCCATTGTACAAGCATTGGCATTAGACAATGTAACTATACAAACTGCGCGGGCAGAAAATTTAACTAATCAATATGAATTTATACTAGGTAGAGCTGTAACTAACTTAGAAACATTTTGTGGTTGGGTTAAGGGTAAAATAGCTGCTACTTCTACCAATAATATTACAAATGGTATCTTATACTTAAAGGGAAATGAGGTTGTACAAATCCATCAACCTTATCATAATTACCCAATTAGTCAATTCTTTAATGATCCCTTTTTCGAAACCAAACAACTTTTGCATATTCCCTTTCACGTATTACAGTAA
- a CDS encoding WbqC family protein — MPCIEYFTWLLSYDHIELEIYGNYQKQTYGNRCYILSSQQIDRLTVPVIGGKKKILYKDIQIDCQQKWPICHWRSISTDYGKAPYFEYLSGYFHKILFQPYTHLYQLNLALLKLCLELLNLKKNIKITSEYIANPPSSVVDARNIISPQIPFSCRSKYKPCCYQQVFGTIFNANLSILDLLFCEGPNAYNIIKNSCISPEEL; from the coding sequence TTGCCTTGTATAGAATATTTTACATGGCTGTTGTCCTATGATCATATAGAATTAGAAATCTATGGGAACTATCAAAAACAAACTTATGGTAATAGATGCTATATTCTTAGTTCTCAACAAATAGATAGGCTTACGGTACCTGTAATAGGTGGCAAGAAAAAAATACTCTATAAAGATATACAAATTGACTGCCAGCAAAAGTGGCCAATTTGTCACTGGCGGTCTATTAGTACTGACTATGGAAAAGCACCCTATTTTGAATATTTGTCAGGTTATTTCCATAAAATACTTTTCCAGCCGTATACGCACTTATACCAGCTTAATCTGGCTCTGCTAAAACTTTGCTTGGAATTATTGAACCTGAAAAAAAATATAAAAATAACTAGTGAGTATATTGCTAATCCACCTAGCTCTGTAGTAGATGCAAGAAATATTATAAGTCCCCAAATACCTTTTAGTTGCAGATCAAAGTACAAGCCGTGTTGTTATCAACAAGTATTTGGCACAATATTTAATGCTAATCTTAGTATTTTAGATCTACTGTTTTGCGAAGGCCCTAACGCATATAACATTATAAAAAATTCATGCATTTCGCCTGAGGAGCTATAG
- a CDS encoding ATP-dependent Clp protease ATP-binding subunit — protein MPINLTHKAKEIIALSRKEALKLHSNSIRPLHILLGILQYESCLAYKILFALGIPMEELRIALEKSEQQEHEEDMIDNGQVNGIKLTHEIESLLKLTQQYAKALKSEAIGTEHILLAALKNADVHTKYILDQFNVTYEAIERVIVHRLGQYYIVAQEMEESRDDASENMDDSEDSTTSKHKDIEKTRTPILDNFSRDLSKLAEEGKLDPIIGRKKEIERVAQILSRRRKNNALLIGEPGVGKTAIAEGLALQIMQGKVAKPLLGKRVVSLDVAALVAGTKYRGQFEERIKAIMNELVKSKQVILFIDELHTIVGAGSAAGSLDAANILKPALARGDIQCIGATTLSEYRQYIEKDGALTRRFQSVRVEPTTIVESIEILNNLKDTYEEYHSVTYTPEVIKACVDLADRYISNRLLPDKAIDVMDEVGASVHMHNIQVPSKIAKLADNIELIKANKNKAVRNQKYEEAAQLRDQEKKLYEKFELEKTKWEQELKSKRYPITTDDVAAVIASTTGIPLERIAHQKDIHISTLKQQLQARIVGQDVAIDKVVKTIQRTHIGLQDPNKPLGTFMFLGPTGVGKTELAKALAATLFTNKEALIRIDMSEYMEKFNVSRLIGAPPGYVGYEEGGQLTEKIRKNPYSVVLLDEIEKAHPDIYNVLLQMMDDGVLTDGLGRRIDCRHAIIIMTSNVGARDLQNAGIGFQGTGENTEEIMKEKVEKALQRTFSPEFINRLDDIVIFRPLTPTDIVQIVDIQLQELVKRATKLGYQLEIKPSAKAFLGKQGYDVKYGIRPLKRTIQQYVEDPITEQVLQGNARAGSTIVIEHKKDGDALSFKVKVSRSSKKS, from the coding sequence ATGCCTATTAACTTAACCCACAAAGCCAAGGAAATTATTGCCTTGAGCAGAAAAGAAGCCTTAAAATTACATAGTAATTCTATTAGGCCACTTCATATCTTGCTAGGAATCTTGCAGTATGAATCCTGCTTGGCTTATAAAATTCTTTTTGCCCTTGGAATACCCATGGAAGAGCTTCGCATAGCATTAGAAAAATCTGAACAGCAAGAGCATGAGGAGGATATGATAGATAATGGACAGGTTAATGGTATAAAGCTTACCCATGAAATAGAAAGCTTGCTAAAACTCACCCAGCAATATGCTAAAGCACTAAAAAGTGAAGCAATAGGTACAGAACATATACTATTAGCAGCCCTTAAAAATGCTGATGTGCATACCAAGTATATACTTGATCAGTTTAATGTTACCTATGAAGCTATAGAACGTGTTATAGTTCATAGGTTAGGCCAGTACTATATAGTAGCACAAGAAATGGAAGAAAGTAGAGATGATGCTTCAGAAAATATGGATGATAGTGAAGATAGCACAACTAGCAAGCATAAAGATATAGAGAAAACTAGGACACCTATACTCGATAACTTTAGCAGAGATTTAAGTAAGCTAGCGGAAGAAGGAAAGCTTGATCCTATTATAGGTAGAAAAAAGGAAATAGAAAGGGTTGCACAGATTTTAAGTAGGCGTAGAAAGAATAACGCTTTGTTGATTGGAGAACCAGGCGTAGGAAAAACTGCTATTGCCGAGGGCTTAGCCTTGCAAATTATGCAAGGGAAAGTAGCAAAACCACTATTAGGTAAGCGGGTAGTAAGTTTAGATGTAGCGGCATTAGTGGCAGGAACTAAATACAGAGGCCAGTTTGAAGAACGCATTAAGGCTATCATGAATGAGCTTGTTAAATCAAAGCAAGTTATTCTGTTTATTGATGAGCTACATACTATTGTAGGTGCAGGTAGCGCGGCAGGTTCTTTAGATGCTGCCAATATTCTTAAGCCAGCTCTTGCACGAGGAGATATACAATGTATTGGAGCTACCACCCTTAGTGAATATAGACAGTATATAGAAAAAGATGGTGCCTTAACCCGCAGATTCCAATCTGTCAGAGTCGAGCCTACGACCATTGTAGAATCCATAGAAATTTTAAATAATCTAAAAGATACTTATGAGGAATATCATTCAGTTACCTATACGCCAGAAGTTATAAAAGCCTGTGTAGATTTAGCTGACCGTTATATAAGTAATCGTTTGCTGCCAGACAAGGCTATTGATGTGATGGATGAAGTAGGTGCTAGCGTACATATGCATAATATACAAGTGCCTAGTAAAATTGCTAAACTAGCGGACAACATAGAACTCATAAAAGCTAATAAAAATAAGGCTGTTAGAAATCAGAAATACGAGGAAGCAGCTCAGCTTAGAGACCAAGAAAAGAAGCTGTATGAAAAGTTCGAACTAGAAAAAACAAAGTGGGAGCAAGAGTTAAAGAGTAAAAGATATCCTATAACTACAGATGATGTAGCTGCTGTTATAGCTAGTACTACAGGCATTCCACTAGAAAGAATTGCACATCAAAAAGATATACACATAAGCACACTCAAGCAACAATTACAAGCTAGAATTGTAGGCCAGGATGTAGCCATAGATAAAGTTGTAAAAACTATACAAAGAACACATATAGGATTACAAGATCCCAATAAGCCGCTAGGCACATTTATGTTTTTAGGGCCTACTGGTGTAGGTAAAACCGAGCTGGCTAAAGCGTTAGCTGCTACACTATTCACTAATAAGGAGGCCCTCATCCGGATAGATATGAGCGAGTATATGGAAAAATTTAATGTGTCTAGGCTAATAGGTGCTCCTCCAGGCTATGTGGGTTATGAAGAAGGTGGCCAGCTAACCGAAAAGATTCGTAAAAACCCTTATAGTGTAGTGTTGCTAGATGAAATAGAAAAAGCACATCCAGACATATATAATGTGCTTTTACAAATGATGGATGATGGAGTACTTACCGATGGCTTAGGAAGAAGGATAGATTGTAGGCATGCCATTATTATTATGACTTCTAATGTAGGTGCTAGGGATTTGCAAAATGCAGGCATAGGATTTCAAGGTACAGGAGAAAATACAGAAGAAATTATGAAAGAGAAGGTTGAAAAGGCATTGCAGCGTACCTTTAGCCCTGAGTTTATTAATAGGTTAGATGATATAGTTATTTTCAGACCACTTACACCAACTGATATAGTTCAAATTGTAGATATACAATTACAAGAGCTTGTCAAAAGAGCAACTAAATTAGGATATCAGCTTGAAATAAAACCCAGTGCCAAAGCCTTTTTAGGAAAACAAGGATATGATGTTAAATATGGTATCCGGCCACTAAAACGTACCATACAACAGTATGTAGAGGATCCGATTACAGAACAAGTGCTACAAGGAAATGCACGTGCTGGGAGTACCATTGTGATAGAGCATAAAAAAGATGGTGATGCATTGAGTTTTAAAGTAAAAGTATCTAGGTCTTCTAAGAAAAGTTAA
- a CDS encoding peptide MFS transporter, with protein MEQPRHLTNTSFLGHPKGLFILFLTEMWERFSFYGMRAILVLYLVDQAKGGLGWTNANALKLYGIYGMAVYVLGIPGGLIADRYIGQKAAVLWGGMLACIGHFLLAAQNVMLFMIGLFFIAAGTGLLKPNISTLVGSLYAIGDQRRDGGFTIFYMGINIGAIVSSLVVGYVAQVYGWHYGFSIAGVGMLFGILVYLLGQKYLMGVGISSRAMLGNQAAQTTITTNKAPFTKEEKDRIWALVLSFIGIFSFFMAFEQAGGLMNLYTDEYTNRYVFGWEVPASMFQSLNPAFILLLGPVIAIIWNRLAKRYKHISSFYKLGIGNIAVGIGFLFMVGAVLQRQTPGIEKSSLHWLINAYLFHTIGELCLSPVSLSFVTKLAPQRISASIMGAYFAAIGFSQLLAAWIGEKSESLGDLRTFQLIFFITLMVGLPFIIFNKKLATLIHGAE; from the coding sequence ATGGAACAACCCAGACATTTAACTAATACTAGTTTCTTAGGACATCCTAAAGGTTTATTTATATTATTCTTAACAGAAATGTGGGAAAGGTTTAGCTTCTATGGTATGCGAGCCATATTGGTGCTTTATTTAGTAGATCAAGCTAAGGGAGGTTTAGGATGGACAAATGCCAATGCTTTAAAGTTATATGGTATTTATGGAATGGCTGTTTATGTATTAGGAATTCCAGGGGGGCTTATTGCAGATCGATATATAGGACAAAAAGCTGCTGTATTATGGGGTGGAATGTTAGCTTGTATTGGCCACTTTCTATTAGCCGCGCAAAATGTTATGTTATTTATGATTGGTCTCTTTTTTATCGCTGCTGGTACAGGGCTTTTAAAGCCTAACATATCTACATTGGTGGGAAGTTTATACGCTATAGGAGATCAGAGAAGAGATGGTGGGTTTACGATATTTTATATGGGAATTAATATAGGAGCTATAGTTTCTTCCTTGGTAGTAGGTTATGTAGCACAAGTATATGGATGGCATTATGGATTTAGTATAGCTGGTGTTGGGATGTTATTCGGTATTCTTGTCTATTTATTAGGCCAAAAATATTTAATGGGTGTTGGTATAAGTTCAAGAGCTATGCTAGGGAACCAAGCTGCCCAAACAACTATTACAACTAATAAGGCACCTTTTACAAAAGAAGAGAAAGACCGTATATGGGCACTTGTACTATCTTTTATAGGTATATTTAGTTTTTTCATGGCTTTTGAACAGGCTGGGGGGTTAATGAATCTATATACAGATGAATACACGAATAGATATGTTTTTGGATGGGAAGTGCCTGCTAGTATGTTTCAATCTTTGAACCCAGCTTTTATACTTCTTTTGGGGCCTGTTATAGCTATTATTTGGAACAGGCTAGCCAAGCGATATAAACATATATCATCTTTCTATAAATTAGGTATTGGCAACATTGCTGTAGGCATAGGTTTTCTGTTTATGGTAGGGGCTGTTTTGCAAAGACAAACTCCAGGCATTGAAAAATCTTCATTGCACTGGCTTATTAATGCTTACCTATTTCATACGATTGGGGAGCTGTGCTTGTCGCCAGTATCGTTATCTTTTGTAACAAAGTTGGCACCGCAGCGTATTAGTGCATCTATTATGGGCGCTTATTTTGCTGCCATAGGCTTTTCTCAACTTCTAGCCGCATGGATAGGTGAAAAATCGGAGAGCCTCGGAGATTTAAGGACCTTCCAGCTTATCTTCTTCATTACGCTTATGGTAGGTTTACCTTTCATTATATTTAATAAAAAGCTTGCCACGTTAATCCATGGTGCTGAGTAA